A portion of the Vicia villosa cultivar HV-30 ecotype Madison, WI unplaced genomic scaffold, Vvil1.0 ctg.000320F_1_1, whole genome shotgun sequence genome contains these proteins:
- the LOC131626763 gene encoding uncharacterized protein LOC131626763 isoform X2, with protein MHYFESEDDDDNCDGSVKERDTTALPVKRKLLDNSNPLPSSVKKSKVSASLVDDNHDDSDDDDDDRSAMLTDKSFFLLKKELVFIEKSFEECVRKRRVEENRLKSVERVYNKMMGIVEGCVKDFVEKEAQLYLIEDLIRERKQEFRLKEIELCQVMNNISKEREFESKMKELFDDLVLKQKHFESRTMELELKEKKREGLVMKWELKEREFEGQMKQLESKKKHFESQVDELNAKERKLKGQVKELQSKEKLLDGRVKELELEKKHFESRMKDLESKEKQYESRVKEHELKAREFQGETKELKSKKKHFEGRVNELKSEKRHFEGRVKELKSKKKHFDSRMKELESKEKRHESRVKELESKAREFVGQVKELKSKNIFFESQVEELKLKEMQLKEKAKEVGTKEKQLDGRWKEFDSKEDEFEGLVKELESEKKQLDSRKKEFDSKEDEFKGRVKELELEKKHFESRLKQLESKENKIKEQMKEFQSKEEKLKGQVKVFESKEEEFEGRIQELNSKEKQFESKIWDFKSKEKQFEERWKELESKEKQFEEPWKELESKEKQYERQVKNPESKLNKHEEKESVISYMDDESSPPIDETSLKLVQCEQTDILANLRESSDPAKVVLDIILNPILPLCYKKGDNEVVIDDRCVYLLELLMKISPNIKPRVREEAMKLALDLKANIKENTENSLVVLGFLLILSIYRLVNSFDEDEVLELFAFVAHHRIAFELFSTLCF; from the exons ATGCATT ATTTTGAatctgaagatgatgatgataacTGTGATGGTTCTGTAAAGGAGAGGGATACTACTGCATTGCCAGTTAAGAGAAAGTTGTTAGATAATAGCAATCCCTTGCCCAGTTCGGTTAAGAAATCGAAAGTGTCTGCATCACTGGTAGATGATAATCACGATGATAGTGATGATGACGATGACGATAGGTCTGCTATGTTGACtgataaatcattttttttgctTAAGAAAGAACTTGTGTTTATAGAAAAGTCATTTGAGGAATGCGTGAGGAAGAGACGAGTGGAAGAGAATAGATTGAAGTCCGTAGAGAGAGTTTACAACAAAATGATGGGAATAGTTGAAGGATGTGTTAAGGATTTTGTAGAAAAGGAAGCACAATTGTATTTGATAGAGGACTTGATTCGAGAGCGCAAGCAAGAGTTTCGGTTAAAAGAGATAGAACTTTGTCAAGTCATGAATAACATTTCAAAAGAGAGGGAGTTTGAAAGCAAAATGAAGGAGCTGTTTGATGATTTGGTGTTAAAACAGAAGCATTTTGAAAGCCGAACAATGGAGCTTgagttgaaagagaagaaacGTGAAGGGCTAGTGATGAAATGGGAATtaaaagagagagagtttgaaggCCAAATGAAGCAGCTGGAATCTAAAAAGAAGCATTTTGAAAGCCAAGTGGATGAACTTAATGCAAAAGAAAGAAAGTTGAAAGGACAAGTTAAGGAACTTCAGTCTAAAGAGAAATTACTTGATGGCCGAGTGAAGGAGTTGGAATTAGAAAAGAAGCATTTTGAAAGCCGAATGAAGGAC CTTGAATCAAAAGAGAAGCAATATGAGAGCCGAGTGAAGGAGCATGAATTGAAAGCAAGAGAATTCCAAGGCGAAACAAAGGAGCTGAAATCTAAAAAGAAGCATTTTGAAGGTCGGGTGAATGAGCTGAAATCTGAAAAGAGGCATTTTGAAGGTCGGGTGAAAGAGCTGAAATCTAAAAAGAAGCATTTTGATAGTCGAATGAAGGAACTTGAGTCAAAAGAGAAGCGACATGAAAGCCGAGTGAAGGAGCTTGAATCGAAAGCGAGAGAATTCGTAGGCCAAGTAAAAGAGCTGAAatctaaaaacatattttttgaaaGCCAAGTAGAGGAGCTCAAATTAAAAGAGATGCAATTGAAAGAAAAAGCTAAGGAAGTTGGGACAAAAGAGAAGCAACTTGATGGCCGATGGAAGGAGTTTGATTCTAAAGAGGATGAATTCGAAGGCCTGGTGAAGGAGTTGGAATCAGAGAAGAAGCAACTTGATAGCCGAAAGAAGGAGTTTGATTCAAAAGAGGATGAATTCAAAGGCCGAGTGAAGGAGCTGGAATTAGAGAAGAAGCATTTTGAGAGCCGACTGAAGCAGCtcgaatcaaaagaaaataaaatcaaagaacaAATGAAGGAGTTCCAGTCAAAAGAGGAGAAGCTCAAAGGTCAAGTAAAGGTGTTTGAATCAAAGGAGGAGGAGTTTGAAGGTCGAATTCAGGAGCTCAATTCAAAAGAGAAACAATTTGAAAGCAAAATTTGGGACTTCAAATCAAAAGAGAAGCAATTTGAAGAACGATGGAAAGAACTCGAGTCAAAAGAGAAGCAATTTGAAGAACCATGGAAAGAACTCGAGTCAAAAGAGAAGCAGTATGAAAGGCAAGTCAAGAATCCTGAATCAAAGCTGAATAAACATGAGGAAAAAGAATCtg TTATATCATACATGGACGATGAATCAAGTCCTCCCATTGATGAAACAAGTTTGAAGTTGGTCCAGTGTGAGCAAACCGATATTCTAGCTAATCTGCGAGAATCATCCGATCCAGCAAAAGTGGTTTTGGATATAATACTGAATCCCATTCTTCCACTTTGCTATAAGAAAGGAGACAATGAAGTGGTTATTGATGATAGATGCGTCTATCTGCTAGAACTACTGATGAAAATCTCACCAAATATCAAACCTCGTGTAAGAGAAGAAGCAATGAAGCTAGCACTTGATTTGAAAGCTAACATTAAAGAAAATACTGAAAATTCTCTGGTGGTTCTCGGTTTTCTACTGATTTTATCAATTTATAGATTGGTTAATTCTTTCGATGAAGACGAAGTTTTGGAGCTTTTTGCATTTGTTGCTCATCACAGGATAGCTTTCGAGTTGTTCAGCACCCTATGCTTTTGA
- the LOC131626763 gene encoding kinesin-like protein KIN-14P isoform X1, which produces MHYFESEDDDDNCDGSVKERDTTALPVKRKLLDNSNPLPSSVKKSKVSASLVDDNHDDSDDDDDDRSAMLTDKSFFLLKKELVFIEKSFEECVRKRRVEENRLKSVERVYNKMMGIVEGCVKDFVEKEAQLYLIEDLIRERKQEFRLKEIELCQVMNNISKEREFESKMKELFDDLVLKQKHFESRTMELELKEKKREGLVMKWELKEREFEGQMKQLESKKKHFESQVDELNAKERKLKGQVKELQSKEKLLDGRVKELELEKKHFESRMKDLESKEKQYESRVKDLESKEKQYESRVKEHELKAREFQGETKELKSKKKHFEGRVNELKSEKRHFEGRVKELKSKKKHFDSRMKELESKEKRHESRVKELESKAREFVGQVKELKSKNIFFESQVEELKLKEMQLKEKAKEVGTKEKQLDGRWKEFDSKEDEFEGLVKELESEKKQLDSRKKEFDSKEDEFKGRVKELELEKKHFESRLKQLESKENKIKEQMKEFQSKEEKLKGQVKVFESKEEEFEGRIQELNSKEKQFESKIWDFKSKEKQFEERWKELESKEKQFEEPWKELESKEKQYERQVKNPESKLNKHEEKESVISYMDDESSPPIDETSLKLVQCEQTDILANLRESSDPAKVVLDIILNPILPLCYKKGDNEVVIDDRCVYLLELLMKISPNIKPRVREEAMKLALDLKANIKENTENSLVVLGFLLILSIYRLVNSFDEDEVLELFAFVAHHRIAFELFSTLCF; this is translated from the exons ATGCATT ATTTTGAatctgaagatgatgatgataacTGTGATGGTTCTGTAAAGGAGAGGGATACTACTGCATTGCCAGTTAAGAGAAAGTTGTTAGATAATAGCAATCCCTTGCCCAGTTCGGTTAAGAAATCGAAAGTGTCTGCATCACTGGTAGATGATAATCACGATGATAGTGATGATGACGATGACGATAGGTCTGCTATGTTGACtgataaatcattttttttgctTAAGAAAGAACTTGTGTTTATAGAAAAGTCATTTGAGGAATGCGTGAGGAAGAGACGAGTGGAAGAGAATAGATTGAAGTCCGTAGAGAGAGTTTACAACAAAATGATGGGAATAGTTGAAGGATGTGTTAAGGATTTTGTAGAAAAGGAAGCACAATTGTATTTGATAGAGGACTTGATTCGAGAGCGCAAGCAAGAGTTTCGGTTAAAAGAGATAGAACTTTGTCAAGTCATGAATAACATTTCAAAAGAGAGGGAGTTTGAAAGCAAAATGAAGGAGCTGTTTGATGATTTGGTGTTAAAACAGAAGCATTTTGAAAGCCGAACAATGGAGCTTgagttgaaagagaagaaacGTGAAGGGCTAGTGATGAAATGGGAATtaaaagagagagagtttgaaggCCAAATGAAGCAGCTGGAATCTAAAAAGAAGCATTTTGAAAGCCAAGTGGATGAACTTAATGCAAAAGAAAGAAAGTTGAAAGGACAAGTTAAGGAACTTCAGTCTAAAGAGAAATTACTTGATGGCCGAGTGAAGGAGTTGGAATTAGAAAAGAAGCATTTTGAAAGCCGAATGAAGGACCTTGAATCAAAAGAGAAGCAATATGAAAGCCGAGTGAAGGACCTTGAATCAAAAGAGAAGCAATATGAGAGCCGAGTGAAGGAGCATGAATTGAAAGCAAGAGAATTCCAAGGCGAAACAAAGGAGCTGAAATCTAAAAAGAAGCATTTTGAAGGTCGGGTGAATGAGCTGAAATCTGAAAAGAGGCATTTTGAAGGTCGGGTGAAAGAGCTGAAATCTAAAAAGAAGCATTTTGATAGTCGAATGAAGGAACTTGAGTCAAAAGAGAAGCGACATGAAAGCCGAGTGAAGGAGCTTGAATCGAAAGCGAGAGAATTCGTAGGCCAAGTAAAAGAGCTGAAatctaaaaacatattttttgaaaGCCAAGTAGAGGAGCTCAAATTAAAAGAGATGCAATTGAAAGAAAAAGCTAAGGAAGTTGGGACAAAAGAGAAGCAACTTGATGGCCGATGGAAGGAGTTTGATTCTAAAGAGGATGAATTCGAAGGCCTGGTGAAGGAGTTGGAATCAGAGAAGAAGCAACTTGATAGCCGAAAGAAGGAGTTTGATTCAAAAGAGGATGAATTCAAAGGCCGAGTGAAGGAGCTGGAATTAGAGAAGAAGCATTTTGAGAGCCGACTGAAGCAGCtcgaatcaaaagaaaataaaatcaaagaacaAATGAAGGAGTTCCAGTCAAAAGAGGAGAAGCTCAAAGGTCAAGTAAAGGTGTTTGAATCAAAGGAGGAGGAGTTTGAAGGTCGAATTCAGGAGCTCAATTCAAAAGAGAAACAATTTGAAAGCAAAATTTGGGACTTCAAATCAAAAGAGAAGCAATTTGAAGAACGATGGAAAGAACTCGAGTCAAAAGAGAAGCAATTTGAAGAACCATGGAAAGAACTCGAGTCAAAAGAGAAGCAGTATGAAAGGCAAGTCAAGAATCCTGAATCAAAGCTGAATAAACATGAGGAAAAAGAATCtg TTATATCATACATGGACGATGAATCAAGTCCTCCCATTGATGAAACAAGTTTGAAGTTGGTCCAGTGTGAGCAAACCGATATTCTAGCTAATCTGCGAGAATCATCCGATCCAGCAAAAGTGGTTTTGGATATAATACTGAATCCCATTCTTCCACTTTGCTATAAGAAAGGAGACAATGAAGTGGTTATTGATGATAGATGCGTCTATCTGCTAGAACTACTGATGAAAATCTCACCAAATATCAAACCTCGTGTAAGAGAAGAAGCAATGAAGCTAGCACTTGATTTGAAAGCTAACATTAAAGAAAATACTGAAAATTCTCTGGTGGTTCTCGGTTTTCTACTGATTTTATCAATTTATAGATTGGTTAATTCTTTCGATGAAGACGAAGTTTTGGAGCTTTTTGCATTTGTTGCTCATCACAGGATAGCTTTCGAGTTGTTCAGCACCCTATGCTTTTGA
- the LOC131626762 gene encoding uncharacterized protein LOC131626762: MAVKGSVKLKFCGGGGGGGDDDGNLTFKRHNSSERNNTWHSGVRNRVLNDDSDNDDDDDDVPLAVRLSRMPNSGTRSSICDVPVKMRGNSNTTTMPVKRPFGNGNALQDSVKKAKVTTNDKPLSVRIKIPGKVSDKSFSLLKKDLALVEKSFEECKSKREEEEKRLESIKRDIEECSKELVNLKKKNSCVERTSESHKQMLGKIDECVKDFAAKEAQLCLMDDLIGERKRELKKKEIELHRVMDNIEKHREGKEEELKALSEKIAQCTVELKATEKEHDAMKKRIDEQADILKSENKKLLKVMQCSQHYLSAQMKEFELTKKQFEERVKEFELKEKRCGERVMELESKEKLFQGCVEKLRLKEKRYGERVVELESNEKLFEGRVKELEFKEKQLEGQAKEFELKVERFHSQIKELESEKKHFDCSVKELESKERQFEGQVKRLELKEEQLEGRVKELDSKEEMFKGQVKDLELKENKLEARVNEFISEKEQFEGRLKMLRFKEKLLEVQVKIFKGRVDKIESKEDEFKAKMQELKRFISRMEDFESEEKQFEGRGKELVSIDKIFKVHANEFKQKEKQIDGPMNDLELKPNEFDGQHTQPELREKQCFAVIQPFEEETELGNQLSPTVDDRCLMLVPCEQTDEFESFDYGFNLQSLSDPSKIVLEIIQNPFIPKCKMGNSDVIIDDRDIFLLEELMKISPDVKPHTREKAMKLALELKANMEENKENFKEVLGFLLLVSIYGLVPFFDEDEVLKLFGLVCQQKIAIVLFGALGFADKISDFVENLIARQQYVEAVRFSCAYKSGDNNQLVALLREHVQNAKLISESSCSEADSIEIKDKARDQEITSLTTVLQCIEVNSLESKDLRDMIHGRILELKRHKGT; this comes from the exons ATGGCTGTTAAGGGTTCTGTTAAGTTAAAGTtttgtggtggtggtggtggtggtggtgatgatGATGGGAACTTAACGTTTAAGCGGCACAACTCGTCCGAGAGAAATAATACATGGCATTCAGGAGTGAGGAATCGAGTTTTGAATGATGAttctgataatgatgatgatgatgatgatgtgccTTTGGCGGTAAGGTTATCCCGGATGCCGAATTCGGGAACACGGAGTAGTATCTGTGATGTTCCTGTTAAGATGAGGGGTAATAGTAATACTACAACAATGCCGGTTAAGAGGCCGTTTGGTAATGGCAATGCCTTGCAGGATTCTGTTAAGAAAGCGAAGGTGACAACAAATGATAAACCTTTGTCGGTGAGAATCAAAATTCCAGGAAAAGTTTCTGATAAATCGTTTTCGTTGCTGAAGAAAGATCTTGCGTTGGTAGAAAAATCGTTTGAGGAATGCAAAAGTAAgagggaagaagaagagaagagattGGAGTCGATAAAGAGAGATATTGAGGAGTGCTCCAAAGAGCTtgtgaatttgaaaaagaaaaatagttgcGTTGAAAGAACTAGCGAATCTCATAAGCAAATGTTGGGGAAAATTGATGAATGTGTAAAGGATTTTGCAGCAAAAGAAGCACAACTCTGTTTGATGGACGACTTGATTGGAGAACGCAAGCGAGAGCTGAAGAAAAAAGAGATAGAACTTCATCGAGTCATGGATAACATTGAGAAGCACCGTGAAGGGAAGGAAGAAGAACTCAAGGCTCTTTCCGAAAAAATTGCTCAATGTACTGTGGAACTTAAGGCCACAGAGAAAGAGCATGATGCAATGAAAAAACGAATTGACGAACAAGCAGACATTTTAAAGTCGGAAAATAAGAAGTTACTAAAGGTAATGCAATGCAGTCAGCACTATTTAAGTGCTCAAATGAAGGAATTTGAATTAACCAAAAAGCAATTTGAAGAGCGGGTTAAGGAGTTCGAGTTAAAGGAGAAAAGATGCGGAGAACGGGTGATGGAGCTTGAGTCAAAGGAGAAGTTGTTTCAAGGCTGCGTAGAGAAGCTCAGGTTAAAAGAGAAAAGATACGGAGAACGAGTGGTGGAGCTTGAATCAAACGAGAAGCTCTTTGAAGGTCGTGTAAAGGAGCTTGAGTTTAAAGAGAAGCAACTTGAAGGCCAAGCGAAAGAGTTTGAATTGAAGGTGGAGAGATTTCATAGCCAAATAAAGGAGCTTGAATCGGAAAAGAAGCATTTTGATTGCTCTGTAAAGGAGCTGGAATCAAAAGAGAGGCAATTTGAAGGACAAGTGAAGCGGCTAGAGTTAAAAGAGGAGCAGCTTGAAGGCCGAGTGAAAGAGTTGGATTCAAAAGAGGAGATGTTTAAAGGCCAAGTTAAGGACCTtgagttaaaagaaaacaaacttgAAGCCCGGGTGAATGAGTTCATATCAGAAAAAGAGCAATTTGAAGGGCGATTGAAGATGCTCCGGTTTAAAGAAAAGTTGCTTGAAGTACAAGTGAAAATATTTAAAGGCCGGGTAGACAAAATTGAATCAAAAGAGGATGAATTCAAAGCTAAAATGCAGGAGCTCAAGCGTTTCATAAGCAGAATGGAGGATTTCGAATCAGAAGAGAAACAATTTGAAGGACGAGGGAAAGAGCTCGTGTCAATAGATAAAATTTTCAAAGTACATGCAAATGAATTCAAGCAAAAAGAGAAGCAGATTGATGGACCTATGAACGATCTTGAGTTGAAGCCAAATGAATTTGATGGACAACATACGCAACCCGAGTTAAGAGAGAAACAATGCTTTGCAGTAATACAACCATTTGAAGAAGAAACAGAATTGG GCAATCAATTAAGTCCCACCGTTGATGACAGATGTTTGATGTTGGTCCCATGTGAGCAAACTGATGAATTTGAGTCATTTGATTACGGCTTTAATCTGCAAAGTTTATCTGATCCATCAAAAATTGTGTTGGAAATAATACAGAATCCCTTTATTCCAAAGTGCAAAATGGGAAACAGTGATGTAATTATTGATGATAGAGACATTTTCCTGCTCGAAGAACTGATGAAAATCTCACCAGATGTTAAACCTCATACAAGAGAAAAAGCAATGAAGCTAGCACTTGAATTGAAAGCTAACatggaagaaaataaagaaaattttaaGGAGGTTTTGGGTTTTCTACTCCTTGTGTCAATTTATGGCTTGGTTCCTTTTttcgatgaagatgaagttttaaaGCTTTTTGGACTTGTTTGTCAGCAAAAAATAGCTATAGTTCTGTTTGGGGCCTTGGGTTTCGCAGATAAAATATCTG ATTTTGTTGAGAATCTTATCGCAAGACAACAATATGTAGAAGCTGTTAGGTTCAGTTGTGCGTATAAATCGGGCGACAATAATCAACTAGTTGCTCTCTTGCGAGAACATGTGCAGAATGCAAAACTAATTTCTGAGAGCAGTTGCAGTGAAGCCGACTCCATCGAAATTAAG GATAAAGCCAGAGATCAAGAAATTACTAGTCTTACAACTGTTTTACAGTGTATTGAAGTCAACAGCCTAGAATCCAAGGATCTACGTGACATGATTCATGGCCGTATTCTTGAGCTAAAGAGACATAAGGGAACATAG